The genomic stretch ATTCATACGTCACAGCTCTCTCCTTTCCTTGCGAGCCAGGTAGAGGAAGAACGGTACTCCGATTAATGCAATAACGGCATTTACAGGAGCTTCATGAGGAGGATTGATCATTCTAGCCGCAAGATCGGATAATACGACCAGCAAACTGCCAAGCACCGCCGAGCAAGGAATAATCCAGCGGTAATCGACACCAACCACATATCTTGCTAGATGTGGAATGATAAGACCAATAAACCCGATAGCTCCAATCACCGATACCGACGCTCCTGCCAAAATGAGTACAACAAGAGCGCTAAGCAGCTTGACTAAGGATGTGTGCTGTCCAAGACCTTTAGCAATATCGCTGCCAAGGCTTAGCAGCGTTATAGAATGGGATAGGGCAAGAGCTCCGATCATTGCGGCTGCAATCCAAGGAAATATAATTTTGATATGCATCCATTTCGTACCCGCCGTACCGCCGGCATTCCAAAAGGCAATGTCTTGATCTACATTGTAATAGAAAGCTAATGCTTCGCTTAAAGCGACCAAGAGCGAGCTAAGCGCAGCCCCTGCGAGAACAAGCCGTATCGGCGTCAAGCCGCCTCTCGTCAATGAACCAATGTCATAAACGAGTGTGGCGCCGAGACCGGCGCCCACAAACGAATAAAACATCAGATAAATAAATGAAAGTCCTGGATAAAACGCAAAGCTGAGTGCTATGACAAAACCTGCCCCCGCATTAATTCCCAGCAAGCCTGAGTCAGCTAGCGGGTTGCGTGTTATTCCTTGCATAATCGCACCTGCTACAGCAAAGCAAGCCCCAACCAGAGCGCCTGCTATTACACGGGGCAAACGGATCGTCTGGATAATTTGATGGTCCAAATTATCAGGATTGAAGTGCACAATGGCATTCCAAACCGTTATCAACCGGATGTCGGCCGCTCCGACAGCTGCAGACCATGCAATGCTTAGCAGCAAGGCCGCGATACTGGAGACCAGAAGCACGACTGCTGCCCGAGGTCTGGAATAAACCTTCTTTTCCTTGACCTCATTATAGGAATGAATAACATGATGCCGACTCATTTTTACCACCTTATATCTATTAATTTTTTATTTAATTGACAAGAGCTTCTCAACCACTTCATCCAATTGCTCATTAACCGCATTGATGATAGTGATAATCATAATCAATTAAATGGCTTTGTTAAATATACTCTTTATTGGTTTTCGTGTATATTCACGGAAGGACATCCCTTACTGTATGGACAATTGTCAGGCAGCAATTAGCTGAGCGGCTATTCCTATATTTTCTTTGACAATACTGAATCGCATAGAATAAAATATTAGTTAGTCGACTACATATAATTAAAGAAGGGGGTCATTTGCTATGAGGCCACCGATTAACAACGGACATATTACACGGTTAATGTCCCATCTCGTAAGACGGCATCATCATAATATACATACGCTCCTGAACGAGCATCATGTATATCCCGGACAACCGCCTCTCATGTTTGCACTGGCGCGAGAAGGCGGACAGAGCCAGAACGAGCTGGCTCGCCAGCTCGATATTAAAGCAGCAACGCTTACGGTTATGTTGAATCGGATGGAGAAAAACGGCCTCGTCCGGCGTGAGACTGATGCTCGCGATCTGCGCGTATCTCGCATTTATTTATCTGATAAAGGGCACTCAACGCTGAAGATAGTCCGAGAAACACTCGATATGTTAGAACAGCGGGCGCTGGACAATTTTTCCGAAGAAGAAACGGAGCTGCTGAGAGGTCTTCTGGCACGAATGAATGACAACGTCACTACCATGTCCGAGACTCTCCCTCTTCCTAATTCTGCTAACGATACTAATTAACAGAGGTGAACCTATGCTCAAGCTAGTCTCCTATTTACGTCCACATTGGGCTGCCACCCTGCTCGCTCCGCTCCTTATGCTGCTTGAGGTTAGTATGGATCTGCTGCAGCCTATGCTGATGGCGAGCATCATTGATCAAGGCGTCATGAAGGGCGATATCATTCACATTCGCAATAGCGGAATGCTAATGCTGGGCGCGGCTCTAGTTGGACTCCTCGGCGGGGTCGGCTGTACGGTTTACTCCTCTATCGCTTCTCAGCGGTTTGGGGAGGATCTGCGTCATGATCTCTTTACGAAGGTACAGAGCTTTTCTTTCAGAAATCTAGATAAGCTGAATACAGGCTCACTCATTACTAGACTTACAAACGATATCGTGCAGCTGCAAACGATGGTGCAAATGCTGCTTCGAATTTTCGTTCGGTCCCCCTTGCTTGCCATCGGCAGCATGATCATGGCCGTTGTGATCAGCCCTAAGCTTGCTGTCATTTTAGCTATTGCTGTGCCGCTGCTGTTCATCGTTATGTTCCTGCTCATCCGTGCTACCCTTCCGCTGTTCTCCAGTGTGCAGAAGAAAATGGATAAGGTTAATACGGTACTGCAAGAAAATTTTGCTGGCATTCGCCTATCCAAAGCATTTGTTCGTGCAGACTATGAGAACAAGCGATTCGGTCGTGCCAATGAGGACTATACGAAGGTAGCTATTAAAGCACAGCGTCTAGTCGCGATTAATATGCCGATTTTGACTACTATTTTGAATGTTTGTATCGTAGCTGTTCTTTTGCTTGGAGGAAAGGATGCTATCAACGGCTCATTCGAGGTTGGCAGCCTAGTTGCTTTCATTAACTATGTAACGCAGGTGCTGTTCTCCGTCTCCTCTGTTGCAATGATGCTCGTGCGCATCTCTAGCGCCAAAGTATCGGCAGACCGTATTCAAGAGGTAATGGCTACTGATTCAGAAATTCAAAGTGCGGCACAAACAGTACAACATGTTCAACAGCGCGGCGAAGTTACATTCGATAATGTCAGCTTTGGCTATCGTTCAGCAGAAAACGAAGCTGTGCTTAGCGAATTGTCCTTCACCGTTCATTCTGGACAGAATGTAGCAATTATCGGTGCTACAGGATCAGGAAAATCCTCTCTTGTAGGACTCATCCCACGTTTGTACGATGCAACGACTGGCCGGGTTTTGGTTGACGGCGTGGATGTACGTGACTACGAGCTGCAATCTCTTAGAGAGAGAATTGGCATCGTCCTGCAGGAATCGATCCTTTTTTCCGGCTCTATACGCGAAAATATTCGTTATGGCAAGCCAGATGCATCGGACGAGGAGGTTATTGCCGCCGCAGAAGCTGCGCAAGCGCATGACTTCATCGAGGCAATGCCAAGCGGTTACGATACGCTGCTCGGACAACGGGGAATTAATCTCTCTGGCGGGCAAAAGCAGCGAATCTCCATTGCGCGGGCGCTTATCCTTCAGCCAACCATCCTCATCCTCGACGACAGTACCAGTGCGATCGACATGGGAACGGAATCGCGGATTCAATTCGCACTGGCACAATTAATGAAGGGACGCACAAGCTTTCTCATCGCGCAGCGTATTTCCTCTGTCATGAATGCAGATAAGATTCTATTGTTGGACGATGGAAGATTGGTTGCCGAAGGCACACACAGCGAGCTGCTCGCTTCCTGTGAGCTGTATCAGGAAATCTATCGTTCACAGCTCGGGAAGGAAGAACCAATCTATGGCTAAACAAGAGGATAATCAGAAGGAAGTTAGCAGCGGCGCACCAGACTTAAGTATGCGGGGCGGCGGTCCGCGCGGCGGCATGCCAATGAAGAAGGTTAAGCCCAAAAATACGATGCAGACGATCAACCGCATATGGGGTTACATTCGCACTTATAGGCGCGGGCTCATCGCAGTTTTCTTATTCACTATAATGACGACACTGCTATCATTAATTGCTCCTTATCTGCTCGGCAGCGCTGTTGATAATTACATCATTCCTCAAAATTACGAGGGGCTGCTTGCTCTATGCTCCGTTCTGCTCGCTGTTTATGCAGGTACAGCTTTGACGGCATGGCTGCAGCAGCAGGTCATGGTAAAAGTATCGCAGCATACGGTACAAGCGATGCGCCGTGATATTTTTGCAAGGCTGCAGCTGCTTCCTCTCCGCTTCTTCGACAGCAAGACGCGCGGGGAGCTTATGAGCCGAACGACCAACGATATTGAAAATGTATCTGGTACACTTAATCAGAGTGTCACACAGCTGATTTCCAGCGTATTATCGCTAATCGGCTCACTCGCCATTATGCTCTACCTCAACATTTGGCTGACCTTGCTCAGTATGGTTACCATACCCCTTGTCATGCTATTTACAAAAATGATCACGGCTCGCACGCGTAAATATTTTACGAAGCAGCAGGAAAATCTCGGAGAGCTGAACAGCTACATCGAGGAGACGATCTCTGGTCAGAAGGTTGTGCAGGTTTATCGAAGAGAGAAAATTACTGGCGAGCAGTTCTCTGAAATCAATCACAAGCTGACGAACGCCAGCATTCAAGCCCAAATCTATTCAGGCACCGTAGGACCTGTAATGAACGTACTTAATAACTTAAGCTTTGCGCTTATCGCAGCTGTAGGCGGTTGGATGGCTTTCAAGGATTGGACAACCGTTGGTGTAATCGTCGCATTCCTCAACTATTCCAAGCAGTTTCAACGACCGCTCAGCGATCTCGCTAACCAGTTCAATCTCGTACAATCTGCAGTGGCCGGCGCCGAGAGGGTATTTGAAACCATTGATACAGAAACAGAGTATGATGATCCTTCTCAAAGCAAGTTACTCGGTGAGGTACGGGGCGAGGTCCGCTTCGACCATGTCTCCTTCAGCTATAAGGAAGGCGTGCCCATTCTTAACGAAGTGTCGCTTACCGCAAGCCCAGGGCAGACGATTGCTCTCGTCGGTCCGACGGGTGCTGGCAAAACGACGATCATCAACCTTCTTACTCGCTTCTATGAAATAGACTCTGGTTCCGTCACGATTGACGGTATCGATATTCGGCTGCTGGACAAAGACAGCTTGCGCAGCAAGCTTGGCATCGTACTACAGGACGCCTACGTGTTCTCCGATACGATTCGGGAAAATATCCGGTACGGCAGACTCGTTGCGACCGATTCAGAGATTGAAGCTGCAGCCCGGCTTGCGAACGCGCACAGCTTCATCAAGAAGCTGCCGCAGGGCTACGACACCGTGCTGACTTCCGGAGGCAGTAATTTAAGTCAAGGTCAGCGTCAGCTGCTGACAATCGCCCGCGCGGTGCTCGCTGACCCAGCTATTCTCATCCTGGATGAGGCGACCAGCAGCATTGATACTCGTACAGAGA from Paenibacillus sp. FSL H8-0548 encodes the following:
- a CDS encoding ABC transporter ATP-binding protein, with product MAKQEDNQKEVSSGAPDLSMRGGGPRGGMPMKKVKPKNTMQTINRIWGYIRTYRRGLIAVFLFTIMTTLLSLIAPYLLGSAVDNYIIPQNYEGLLALCSVLLAVYAGTALTAWLQQQVMVKVSQHTVQAMRRDIFARLQLLPLRFFDSKTRGELMSRTTNDIENVSGTLNQSVTQLISSVLSLIGSLAIMLYLNIWLTLLSMVTIPLVMLFTKMITARTRKYFTKQQENLGELNSYIEETISGQKVVQVYRREKITGEQFSEINHKLTNASIQAQIYSGTVGPVMNVLNNLSFALIAAVGGWMAFKDWTTVGVIVAFLNYSKQFQRPLSDLANQFNLVQSAVAGAERVFETIDTETEYDDPSQSKLLGEVRGEVRFDHVSFSYKEGVPILNEVSLTASPGQTIALVGPTGAGKTTIINLLTRFYEIDSGSVTIDGIDIRLLDKDSLRSKLGIVLQDAYVFSDTIRENIRYGRLVATDSEIEAAARLANAHSFIKKLPQGYDTVLTSGGSNLSQGQRQLLTIARAVLADPAILILDEATSSIDTRTEMHIQTAMHTLMEGRTSFVIAHRLSTIREADQILVINQGGITERGTHDELLSKRGFYYELYNSQFKRSG
- a CDS encoding ABC transporter ATP-binding protein, producing the protein MLKLVSYLRPHWAATLLAPLLMLLEVSMDLLQPMLMASIIDQGVMKGDIIHIRNSGMLMLGAALVGLLGGVGCTVYSSIASQRFGEDLRHDLFTKVQSFSFRNLDKLNTGSLITRLTNDIVQLQTMVQMLLRIFVRSPLLAIGSMIMAVVISPKLAVILAIAVPLLFIVMFLLIRATLPLFSSVQKKMDKVNTVLQENFAGIRLSKAFVRADYENKRFGRANEDYTKVAIKAQRLVAINMPILTTILNVCIVAVLLLGGKDAINGSFEVGSLVAFINYVTQVLFSVSSVAMMLVRISSAKVSADRIQEVMATDSEIQSAAQTVQHVQQRGEVTFDNVSFGYRSAENEAVLSELSFTVHSGQNVAIIGATGSGKSSLVGLIPRLYDATTGRVLVDGVDVRDYELQSLRERIGIVLQESILFSGSIRENIRYGKPDASDEEVIAAAEAAQAHDFIEAMPSGYDTLLGQRGINLSGGQKQRISIARALILQPTILILDDSTSAIDMGTESRIQFALAQLMKGRTSFLIAQRISSVMNADKILLLDDGRLVAEGTHSELLASCELYQEIYRSQLGKEEPIYG
- a CDS encoding iron ABC transporter permease, which produces MSRHHVIHSYNEVKEKKVYSRPRAAVVLLVSSIAALLLSIAWSAAVGAADIRLITVWNAIVHFNPDNLDHQIIQTIRLPRVIAGALVGACFAVAGAIMQGITRNPLADSGLLGINAGAGFVIALSFAFYPGLSFIYLMFYSFVGAGLGATLVYDIGSLTRGGLTPIRLVLAGAALSSLLVALSEALAFYYNVDQDIAFWNAGGTAGTKWMHIKIIFPWIAAAMIGALALSHSITLLSLGSDIAKGLGQHTSLVKLLSALVVLILAGASVSVIGAIGFIGLIIPHLARYVVGVDYRWIIPCSAVLGSLLVVLSDLAARMINPPHEAPVNAVIALIGVPFFLYLARKERREL
- a CDS encoding MarR family transcriptional regulator, with translation MRPPINNGHITRLMSHLVRRHHHNIHTLLNEHHVYPGQPPLMFALAREGGQSQNELARQLDIKAATLTVMLNRMEKNGLVRRETDARDLRVSRIYLSDKGHSTLKIVRETLDMLEQRALDNFSEEETELLRGLLARMNDNVTTMSETLPLPNSANDTN